A DNA window from Nitrospinota bacterium contains the following coding sequences:
- a CDS encoding tetratricopeptide repeat protein produces the protein MVHQDLSSLLERGLKGLRSGHHEDAKASYKEAIRLKPDDVAAHLGYGVACGRLGQHEEAIASYKEAIGLKPADAEAHYNLGSAYGNLGRYEEAVMAFKVAILLKPDLVGAHYNL, from the coding sequence ATGGTCCACCAAGATCTTTCTTCGCTGTTAGAACGGGGGCTTAAGGGACTTCGTTCAGGGCATCACGAGGATGCAAAAGCGTCGTACAAGGAAGCGATACGTCTGAAGCCTGATGATGTAGCGGCGCACCTTGGTTATGGGGTGGCTTGTGGACGACTTGGGCAACACGAGGAAGCGATAGCGTCATACAAGGAAGCGATAGGCCTTAAGCCTGCCGATGCCGAGGCCCACTATAACTTGGGATCGGCTTACGGGAATCTTGGCCGCTACGAAGAAGCGGTGATGGCATTCAAGGTGGCGATACTTCTGAAGCCCGACCTTGTCGGGGCGCACTATAATTTG